The Flammeovirga yaeyamensis genome segment TAATGTCCCTTTTTCTACTTTTAAAACGTTTACTTTACTTAATAACCCTTTTTCTCTGCCGTAACTTATAGGAATACTATTATCCTTCAATCGGTAAACACCTCCATGATCTTGGACGTACCAAATCTCTCCTTTCCTTTCTACAAGGTTATATATTGCACCTCCTCCTTCCGACAAATCTAATTTCTTAAGCAATTCGCCATCAACAGAATATACTAGGATATAGCCTATATTAGTTGACATCCAATACTCTTTTCCTCTTTTTAATAGACGAAGAACTATTCCATAATTACTTGGTATTTGCCAACTTTTCTCCACTCCCTCATGAATCACATTTGTAAAATATACGGCGTGTCCATCGGTATAAACCACCTCGTCTCCTTCTTCAATAATATCCTGAACGTATCCGCTGCTTATATCTTTAAAAGGTTTAGTAAAGTATTGCTCCTTTAATAAAGTAATTCCATTATCTGTACTCAACCATATTTCAGAAAGTCCTTCCAAATAGATAGAGTTGATTACTCTAGAGGACACCTCTTTCATTTTCGTGATCTTAAATTCTTTTTCAGAAGTATCGATAACAAAGAACCCATTGTTCCAAGTAGTCACTAACCAAAGGTCTTCGGTAAATGGTACTACCCATGAAGGAGAAAAATTATTAATTAGAATAGTCTGCGACAAAACTTCATCACCCGATTTATTCAACCAAATGGAAAAAAAGCCCGAATCTGTAGAAACATAGATCAAACCATCTTTAAAGAAGGCATGATTCACTCTATCTAATTGACTTAATAAAGAAATTTCTTCAAACTGATCATGTATTTTATTGTATCGATAAAAGTAACCTGCTTCAGAAAAAGCATAAATACCAAGTCTTCTATCCTCTAGAATGGTAAATGATCTTTGAAAATTTGTTGGGATATCTTTTTCGGAGAATTGGTAGCGTTGCTTAATTTTAAATGAAGAATCCAGTAAATTAATGGAGTGATTATCGGCAACCCAAATGTCATTATTCTTAGATTCGAATATTTGCTTTGGGAACCATAACAAAGAATCAGAAGCATAGGCATCCCCTTCAATAAGCAATTCTATTTCGGGATGTGCTGCAGAAGTTTTTACCTTTATCAACCCTAAATCTGTTGTTGCTAAAGTCACACCACTTGATGTAGTAAAAATATTTTTTACGTAAGGACTGGGCAACCCCTTTTTAATTTGAAGGAAGTTTTTACCATCAAATCGAATGATACCCTCATCTGTAGCTGCCCACACAAATCCCAGACTATCTTTTGCAATAGATTTTACCAATGGATTTTGAAGCCCCTTCAATTCGTTGTAAGTGGAAACATTCCATTGAGCAAAAGTCCGATGGGAACAGTAGCATAAGAATATCAGATTTAGATAAAGTATGAATATTTTTTTAGTAAAAATTCTCAAATCAATTAATCTTAGAGTGCTTTGATGTCAATTAACATTTTAATCAATAAAAAATTTAATCAATGAAACCCTCAAATCATAATAAAAAACGAACATTATCAGTTTAATTCTAAATCATATAATTAGGATGAAAAAATTATCTAAAAAGCAATATTGTTTTTAAAGAAATTCAGACCTTACTTTGTAAGAGTGGCGTGTGTAAAGTGCCTATAAAATTTTAATAACCTATCCTTTTGTCGTTAGAACAAACATTAACAAAGCAATCAATTAAAATTTCACTCACTTCACACCTCATTACATTCATTTTCAAATGAATACATTTTTATAAGTTGTTTTTTTCTACTAACTTAAAAGGTATTCAAACTGTAATTAGAAACGAAAAAAGAAGACATACCATACATCTGTTTATCCCACGGTAAACGGTTCAAACTTTTCTAAAAAATGATGACATATAAATTCACCCTCGAAAACAGTTTTCTTGATAAATACAAGAACGTAAAACCTCCATTTGGCTTCAATGGTCTTGGAGAGTTAGTGTACATGCGTACGTACTCTCGTCTTAAAGAAGATGGTACGAACGAAGTATGGTGGGAAACTGTAAAAAGAGTTGTTGAAGGAACTTACACTATTCAAAAAAATCACATCTTAAAGTACCAATTAGGATGGGATGACAATAAAGCACAACTTTCTGCTCAAGAGATGTTCGCCCGCATGTTTAACATGAAATTCTTACCTCCAGGTCGTGGTCTTTGGGCAATGGGTTCTGAACTAACTACAAAGCGTAACCTTTTTGCTGCATTGAACAACTGTTCTTTTGTAAGTACAGAGACAATGGCTGAAGATCCTACTAAACCATTCGAATTTCTTATGGATATGTCGATGCTGGGAGTAGGTGTTGGTTTTGATACAAAGGGTGCTGGTACGGTAACTATTTACCAACCAAACAATGAAGATAAAGTTACCTATGTTATACCTGACTCAAGAGAAGGTTGGGTAAACAGTACAGGAATGTTATTGGATTCATTCTTCCACGCTGGAAGAGTAAATGTAGAATTCGATTATTCTAAGATTCGTGAAGCAGGTCTTCCTATTAAAGGATTCGGTGGTATGTCATCTGGACCTGGACCTTTAATGAAACTTCATGATCAGATCAGAACAATGTTTACGGGTAGACCGGAAGCAGCTACAATTACAGTAACTGATATTGTTGACATCATGAACATGATCGGTTGTTGTGTAGTTGCAGGTAACGTAAGACGTTCTGCAGAGATTGTATTCGGTGATCCTAACGATGACGAATACTTAAAATTAAAAGACTACCGTTGGAATCCTGAGTCTCAACAGATGGAAGGATCTTCAGCACACCGTTCTGAGTACGGATGGTCTTCTAATAACTCAGTATTCTCTACTGTAGGTATGGATTACAGTAAAGTAGCAGGACAAACTGCTGTGAATGGTGAGCCTGGCTACATTTGGTTAGATAACATGAGAAAGTTTGGACGTATGGGTGACGCTCCAGACAATAAAGATAATCGCTCAATGGGTACTAACCCATGTGCTGAGCAAACACTAGAATCTTATGAGTTGTGCTGTTTAGTAGAGACTTTCCCTACAAGAGCAACTTCTAAAGAAGATTACTTAAGAACATTGAAGTTTGCTTACTTATACGCTAAAACAGTAACGCTTACAAATACACACTGGCCTGAAACCAACCGTGTATTATTAAGAAACAGACGTATTGGTACTTCTATGTCAGGTATAGCTCAGTTTGTTGAGAAACACGGTATAGATACATTCAGAGAGTGGTGTGACGAAGGATACAACACTATCCAAAACTGGGATACTATCTATGCTGAGTGGTTGTGTGTTACTCCTTCTGTAAAAACAACTTCGGTAAAACCTTCTGGAACAGTATCATTACTACCAGGTGTTACTCCAGGTATGCACTACCCAGAAAGCAACCACTACATTAGACGTATTCGTTTATCGAAAAAATCTCCTCTAATTGAGAAGTGTATCGCGGCGAATTATCACGTAGAGCCTTCAGTATCTGAATCAGATACTATGGTAGTATCCATTCCAGTTGAAATCCCAGGTGTTAGAACAGTCAATCAAGTGGGAATTTGGGAACAAGTTCACTTGGCTGCTTTCCTTCAACGTTATTGGGCTGACAACCAAGTATCAGTTACTGTAACATTCAAGAAAGACGAGGCCAACCAAATTGAGCCTATCTTGAACTACTTCCAGTATCACTTGAAGTCGATCAGTTTCTTACCAAAATTAGAATTAGGTAATACAGTCTATCCTCAAATGCCTTACGAAGAGATTTCTAAGGACAAGTATGATGAGTTAGCAAAACATATCAAGCCTTTGAACTTCGATGAGATGGGTCAAGGTCAAGATGTAGAGGCAGAGAAATTCTGTGATGGCGACCACTGTCAGCTATAATTTACATCAGAAATAAAAAAGAGTTCGATATTTATATATCGAACTCTTTTTTTATGGGTTTTAAAAAAAATCATTAAATCTGATCAGTTTCCAACTCTTTATTTTTTATATTATAAATAGGTACAATAGGGACTATCTGATGTAAAATACCATAACAATAGACACCCAGAAATCCACCGAGTGCATCAGCAAAAAAGTCTAGTACATCACCTTCCCTTGCATCAAGCATCAAACCTTGTAATATTTCTGTCAATGCTCCCCAAGAACAAACAATAATGAGTACTGTTCTCACTATTTTTCCTTTTTGATTATTAAAAAATCGACCACCACAAAAAGAAAACATCAAACAAGCAGTAAATATTCCAAAAATTCCAAAATGTGCTACTTTATCGAAATGTGGTATTTTAGAGAAAAAACTGTCAGGATCTACAGGCTGTACTGTTAATAACAACTTAATTGTCACTAAAAACCACAAAACTGATGGAAGTAACCACAGTATATCTTTTCCTATTCCGTTCTTGTTCATTATTTTCGTCATAAATTTGATTCATTAAGTCACAAAAGTATGCGATATACCTCATTATATATAACCATATTGTTATCTATCAGTGTATTTTTTAATGCACAGGCTCAAAAAAAGAAAAAATTAAAAGGTAAAGATGAAATAGCGATTGTTTCTACCGATTTTGGAGAGATTGTTTTTTTACTTTCAGATAAAACACCAGAACATAAAGAGAACTTTATCAAACTGGCCAAAGAAGGCTTTTATGATGGGACGATATTTCACAGGGTGCTAAAAGGATTTATGATTCAAGGAGGCGACCCTAATACACGCACCGATGGAGACTCTACAAGAATTGGTATTGGATCTCCTGGCTATACTTTAAATAGTGAATTTACGGATGAACTAAAGTTCGATTATGGTACAATTGGCATGGCTCGCCAAAGTGATGAGATTAACCCAAGTAAATCATCAAGTGGATCACAGTTTTTTATTATTGTATCTAGAGATGGAGCATATCATTTAGATAGTGACTATACCGTCTTTGGTCGAGTGATAAAAGGGATGGAAGTCGCTGAAAAAATCGCCGATTTGGAAATAAATTCAGATGCAATTCCTCTCAAAAGACATGAAATAAATATAAAAGTTGTTAAACTTAAGAAGAAGGATATTGTAAAAACGTACGAATTAGATAATTTTT includes the following:
- a CDS encoding VanZ family protein, which translates into the protein MNKNGIGKDILWLLPSVLWFLVTIKLLLTVQPVDPDSFFSKIPHFDKVAHFGIFGIFTACLMFSFCGGRFFNNQKGKIVRTVLIIVCSWGALTEILQGLMLDAREGDVLDFFADALGGFLGVYCYGILHQIVPIVPIYNIKNKELETDQI
- a CDS encoding glycyl radical enzyme family protein, giving the protein MMTYKFTLENSFLDKYKNVKPPFGFNGLGELVYMRTYSRLKEDGTNEVWWETVKRVVEGTYTIQKNHILKYQLGWDDNKAQLSAQEMFARMFNMKFLPPGRGLWAMGSELTTKRNLFAALNNCSFVSTETMAEDPTKPFEFLMDMSMLGVGVGFDTKGAGTVTIYQPNNEDKVTYVIPDSREGWVNSTGMLLDSFFHAGRVNVEFDYSKIREAGLPIKGFGGMSSGPGPLMKLHDQIRTMFTGRPEAATITVTDIVDIMNMIGCCVVAGNVRRSAEIVFGDPNDDEYLKLKDYRWNPESQQMEGSSAHRSEYGWSSNNSVFSTVGMDYSKVAGQTAVNGEPGYIWLDNMRKFGRMGDAPDNKDNRSMGTNPCAEQTLESYELCCLVETFPTRATSKEDYLRTLKFAYLYAKTVTLTNTHWPETNRVLLRNRRIGTSMSGIAQFVEKHGIDTFREWCDEGYNTIQNWDTIYAEWLCVTPSVKTTSVKPSGTVSLLPGVTPGMHYPESNHYIRRIRLSKKSPLIEKCIAANYHVEPSVSESDTMVVSIPVEIPGVRTVNQVGIWEQVHLAAFLQRYWADNQVSVTVTFKKDEANQIEPILNYFQYHLKSISFLPKLELGNTVYPQMPYEEISKDKYDELAKHIKPLNFDEMGQGQDVEAEKFCDGDHCQL
- a CDS encoding peptidylprolyl isomerase, whose translation is MRYTSLYITILLSISVFFNAQAQKKKKLKGKDEIAIVSTDFGEIVFLLSDKTPEHKENFIKLAKEGFYDGTIFHRVLKGFMIQGGDPNTRTDGDSTRIGIGSPGYTLNSEFTDELKFDYGTIGMARQSDEINPSKSSSGSQFFIIVSRDGAYHLDSDYTVFGRVIKGMEVAEKIADLEINSDAIPLKRHEINIKVVKLKKKDIVKTYELDNF